ccggtctatatggcagccatatcggttcagatcggactatatttgaatatttagGCTCGAAGTTGAGAGatctgaaactactcactgtttcaaatttcagcgaaatcagttaaaaaatatagcttttatgggcttcagaccctttttggacagatcggtctataaggcagctatatctaaatattgtccgatctgaaccatacttaggtcagatgtcgggaggcttaaaataacccactgtttcaaatttcaacgatattgggcaataaataaagcttttatgggcttcagaccctttattggcagctatatctaaatatagtccgatctgcaccatatttgggtcctatattagcacggatgtcgggagacctaaatctatccactgtttcaaatttcagcgaaatcgggtaataaataggggtTTTATGGGCAACAACAActcctgacctaaatatggttcagatcggattatatttagatatacatagctaccatatagactgatctcccgataaaggttcagaacctttattgggagatcggtatatatggcagctatatctatatatagtccgatctaaaccatttaAACCTGaacctgtttaaaatttcagcaaaatcggatgaaaaatgaagtttttatgggcattagaccctttatcggaaaatcggtctatatagcagctatatccaaatatggtccgatttggctcgattaataaccagcgtgcattaaaaagacgtatttgtgccaaatttcagctcaatatatcaatttttgaaggctgtagagtgattacaacagacggacggacatcgttaaatcgtcttagaattttacgacgatccgaaatatatatactttgtagggtcggaaattgatatttcgatgtgttgcaaacggaataactaaatgaatataccccctatcctacagtggtgggtataaaaagacgtaGCTAAGCAGTTTTGAATTCTGCCTACTACGttatcaaatattttaaaaaaacaaagctGTAATTCGTAAAAATTTAGAAGACGAAGAAGCAATGCTGCTCGTTGTACAAATCTTCCGATTTCTGGGCCATTGATAAAGCAAAAAGCCAAAGAGTTTGCTGATGCATTGggtcatgaaaattttgaagcGAGCACAGGGTGGTTAGACAAATTTAAAAACCGGCATGGTATTGTAGCAAAAACCGTGTGTGGGGAAAGTGCTGACGCCACCATAAGAAATCGTGATGAATGGATTAAGAACGTTTTACTGAGATTGCTACAAAACTATGTATGATCAAAATGACATATTTAATGCCGATGAGATTGGTTTGTTTGGTTTGCCGAACAAAACACTAACATTCAAAAATGAGAAATGCTATGGAGGAAAACGGAGCAAAGAGAGAATTACTGTCCTAGTAGCAAGTAATACGACTGGTTTGGAGGAACTGAAACTGTTTCTTTTAGGATAGGCCAAAAATCTAAGATGTTTAAAGGAATAAGATCTCCAGACCCAAAGAGGCAAAATAtaaaatgtgcaaaatattgAGCTTGCATATTTTCCTCCCAACATTACGTCCTTACTTCAACCAATGGACCAAGGCATTATACACAACATAAAACAACTTAACAGAAATCACATTTTGATGAGCATACTGTCACAAATGGAGGACCGCaactttgtatttgtatttggcCATAGATTTGCTTAAATCTATACGAAATTTAACCACAGTGTGGAATGCCGTTGAAAGACCAGAAACAATTGCCATTTGTTTCAAAAAGGTAGGATTTTCTAAAGATGGAATAGAGGCTTATTGGGATGAGGAAGATTTTCTTCTCTTAGCTGATTTGGCTGCTCTACAGGCTTCATCTAGGAATGTAACGAACGTTGATGCTtcatttgaagattatttcaatgTTGATATTAATGTGTGATTCTGAACAGTGTTCTAGAAACTCGTGGAGTTCCGGCTACGACAGGTACATATTTATTTGTTAGTTTTGCATGTATACATATTTTAATCCAAATGCCAAATTACTTTTAAATCCACAGATTCAGATAACGATAAAGTATTATC
This Stomoxys calcitrans chromosome 2, idStoCalc2.1, whole genome shotgun sequence DNA region includes the following protein-coding sequences:
- the LOC131994746 gene encoding uncharacterized protein LOC131994746; translation: MYDQNDIFNADEIGLFGLPNKTLTFKNEKCYGGKRSKERITVLVANLLKSIRNLTTVWNAVERPETIAICFKKVGFSKDGIEAYWDEEDFLLLADLAALQASSRNVTNVDASFEDYFNVDINV